In Gadus macrocephalus chromosome 11, ASM3116895v1, a single genomic region encodes these proteins:
- the LOC132468310 gene encoding uncharacterized protein LOC132468310 — translation MGLFEVCPVCKRVCSVKNKVLGTFISVKQLCEYCEYSRIWQSQPLLDSTPAGNLQLSAAVYISGASYFKLQRVFKAMHLQIFLYTFRRHARMFIEPAIVHKWNHSQDVMLQQLSKERKLILGGDMRADSPGHCAKFGSYTMMDLNTKTIVDLQLVQSNEVGGSSHMEKEGQKRSLALLDARGVTIDSIVTDRHPQIQKFLRDNNITQFYDVWHMEKGITKQLHKISKTKDCQKVKTWMRAIRNHIYWTAASSITGPERVAKWTSLLNHVQDIHTHDDPLFPKCLHPIRSTTDKSRWLSGATPAFYKLEKALTKKTVLRDIAKLSPHHQTSSLEAFHGVILRFAPKNVVYPFLGMLCRLYLAALHYNENSDRGQATTSSGDLMFRLTFPKARKGECRAKPVKTEATFQYVNDLMDMIMEKVLVDPASYRAEILKINIPPELSSEYEHPVKEEVIASYVSRFNQGRVV, via the exons ATGGGGCTGTTCGAGGTGTGTCCTGTGTGCAAGCGTGTTTGCAGTGTGAAAAACAAAGTGCTTGGGACATTCATATCAGTGAAACAGCTGTGTGAGTATTGCGAGTATTCCCGAATTTGGCAAAGCCAGCCTCTTCTGGATAGCACACCAGCTGGGAACTTGCAGCTTTCTGCAGCAGTGTACATCAGTGGAGCCTCTTACTTCAAACTTCAAAGG gTGTTCAAGGCGATGCATCTGCAGATTTTTCTGTATACCTTTCGTCGCCATGCCCGAATGTTTATAGAGCCAGCTATTGTCCATAAATGGAACCATTCCCAGGATGTGATGCTGCAGCAGCTCAGCAAAGAAAGAAAATTAATACTTGGTGGCGACATGAGGGCTGATTCTCCAG GGCACTGTGCAAAATTTGGGAGCTACACCATGATGGACCTCAACACCAAAACTATTGTCGATCTCCAGTTGGTTCAG AGCAATGAGGTTGGAGGAAGCTCCCATATGGAGAAGGAAGGCCAGAAGAGGAGCCTGGCATTGTTGGATGCACGTGGTGTAACCATCGATAGCATCGTCACTGACCGTCATCCACAAATCCAGAAATTTCTGAGGGACAACAACATCACTCAATTTTATGACGTCTGGCACATGGAGAAAG GCATTACAAAGCAACTACATAAAATTAGCAAAACCAAGGACTGCCAGAAAGTAAAGACGTGGATGCGAGCCATCAGAAACCACATCTATTGGACGGCGGCATCGTCAATAACCGGGCCGGAGAGAGTGGCAAAATGGACCTCCCTCCTGAACCATGTTCAGGATATTCATACTCATGATGATCCCCTCTTCCCAAAATGTCTACATCCAATTCGCAGCACAACGGACAAGAGTAGATGGCTCTCAGGAG CAACTCCTGCATTCTACAAGCTGGAGAAGGCGCTGACCAAGAAGACAGTCCTGAGGGATATAGCAAAGCTCAGTCCCCAccaccagacgtcctctttggAGGCATTCCACGGCGTGATCCTGCGGTTCGCTCCTAAAAATGTGGTCTATCCATTTCTAGGAATGCTGTGCAG ACTCTACCTGGCTGCACTGCATTACAATGAGAATTCTGATAGAGGACAAGCCACTACGTCATCAGGGGATCTTATGTTCAGACTGACCTTTCCTAAGGCCAGGAAGGGAGAGTGCAGAGCCAAACCAGTGAAGACTGAGGCAACATTCC AGTATGTGAATGATTTGATGGACATGATCATGGAGAAGGTCTTGGTCGACCCAGCATCCTACAGAGCTGAGATTCTGAAGATAAACATCCCGCCGGAACTGTCTTCAGAATATGAGCATCCAGTCAAGGAGGAGGTCATCGCCAGCTACGTCTCCAGATTTAATCAAGGGAGGGTGGTTTGA